A section of the Acidobacterium capsulatum ATCC 51196 genome encodes:
- a CDS encoding lactate racemase domain-containing protein produces MSLYCAIGSTDTELSHEQLQSLLTESLARLGDRKRVLAVPPDQTRSHSHAGELTRFAWQHYGERMQAILPALGTHAAMQPEQITRMFGDVPHDLFRIHNWRTDIVTLGEVPAEFIREQSEGHLDYAWPAQVNKLIAEGNFDLILSIGQVVPHEVIGMANYNKNILVGTGGREGINRSHYLGAVYGMERIMGRADNPVRRVLNYASDRFLHPLPIVYVLTVVGRTEDGRLAVRGLYIGDDVECFERAAELSLKVNFEILDQPIQKAVVYLDPHEFHSTWLGNKAVYRTRMALADNAELIVLAPGVREFGEDKGIDALIRKYGYRGTPATLDAVRKHPDLANDLSAAAHLIHGSSEGRFKITWAPGHLTREEVEGVGFSYGDLAALSQRYDRNKLQHGYNHVDGEEVFFIANPGLGLWAWRGKLKD; encoded by the coding sequence ATGAGCCTCTACTGCGCCATCGGAAGCACGGACACAGAACTATCGCATGAGCAGTTGCAATCTCTGCTCACAGAGAGCCTCGCCAGGCTTGGCGACCGCAAGCGCGTGCTCGCCGTTCCGCCGGACCAGACGCGCTCTCATTCGCATGCCGGCGAGCTCACCCGCTTCGCATGGCAGCACTACGGTGAACGCATGCAGGCCATTCTGCCCGCGCTGGGCACCCATGCCGCCATGCAGCCCGAGCAGATCACGCGCATGTTTGGCGATGTGCCGCATGATCTCTTCCGCATCCATAACTGGCGCACCGACATCGTCACTCTCGGCGAAGTCCCTGCCGAATTCATTCGCGAACAATCCGAAGGCCATCTCGACTACGCCTGGCCCGCACAGGTGAACAAGCTCATCGCGGAAGGCAACTTCGATCTCATCCTCTCCATCGGCCAGGTGGTTCCGCATGAAGTCATCGGCATGGCTAACTACAACAAAAACATTCTCGTCGGCACCGGCGGCCGCGAAGGTATCAACCGCAGCCATTATCTCGGTGCGGTCTATGGCATGGAGCGCATCATGGGCCGCGCCGACAATCCCGTGCGCCGCGTGCTCAACTACGCATCTGATCGCTTTCTGCATCCTCTGCCCATCGTCTACGTGCTCACCGTCGTGGGCCGCACCGAAGACGGCCGCCTCGCCGTGCGTGGCCTCTACATTGGCGATGATGTGGAGTGCTTTGAGCGCGCCGCCGAACTGAGCCTCAAAGTGAATTTTGAGATTCTCGATCAACCCATACAGAAAGCCGTCGTCTATCTTGATCCCCATGAGTTTCACAGCACCTGGCTCGGCAACAAGGCCGTCTATCGCACGCGCATGGCCTTGGCAGATAATGCCGAGCTGATTGTGCTCGCCCCCGGCGTGCGCGAATTCGGTGAAGACAAAGGCATCGACGCGCTCATTCGCAAGTATGGCTATCGCGGCACGCCGGCTACGCTCGATGCCGTTCGCAAACACCCTGATCTTGCCAACGACCTCAGCGCGGCGGCCCATCTCATTCACGGCTCGTCTGAGGGGCGCTTCAAAATCACCTGGGCGCCCGGTCATCTCACACGCGAAGAAGTCGAAGGCGTCGGCTTCTCCTACGGAGATCTGGCCGCGCTCAGCCAGCGCTACGACCGCAACAAGCTGCAGCACGGCTACAACCATGTCGATGGCGAAGAAGTCTTCTTCATCGCAAATCCCGGCCTCGGCCTCTGGGCCTGGCGCGGGAAGTTGAAAGATTAG